The genomic segment GAGGGCTCTGCTAAGGTGTAAAACAGTGATTCCTGCTGTCAACTCCTTCCTGAtaaaagcaaacattttctgcttttaaatttgTGTGTGGTAATCCAATAAAGGATGGAAATGTAAGGGAGCTGTGCATGTCTCTTTCCAGATGAGACAGACTTAACTTGTACACAACAGTCCCTCTGGACCTCCCTGTGCAATGTGTTACCTTGTGCCTTCTCAGCCATGAAGAGTGTGACTGTGAATCAGTAATGACATTATATCCTTTAACCCTCTACTCAATTCACTCAAACAGTCATACAAACTGAGTTTTAACTGGACCCTTCTAtcctgtgcatgcttcagtgcTCTGCCCACTAGAGCACAGGGACATGTGGAATGTTGTTAGTCACAGTGAAGCTCTCTGAGAAGTTGAGATGAGTCTGGTTTTTGCTGGCTCTTCTGATTGGACTGACACATTTTGATTCATGTGCAAGTGCTATTTGTTAAGATTGGGGCTGATTTAATTTATGCCCTCATTCAAAATGGTGAAAAGGACACTAAGGTTGTGGTTAGCAGTTCACTTGGGTTATTTACATGTTATTTTCTCTCCAAATCCTTCAGGTCCTAAATATATTCTGTCATTACTGAGGAGTAAATGTTCTATCCATATACATGTAGTACGCAAATATTACATGTATATTACAGGCTATACATTATAGCCTAGCAATAGTTTGTCACTCAGGAAATGTGCAACAGTCTGGTtgtcttgtttgttttggtCCTTTTTTCCCTTAATTTACTTTGTTAATGTGCATCACTCTGGAGAATATGCCAAAAATATCTAAATTTGTAAATATATATGCAGTATTTGATTTCAGCTACAAGgctttttttaattactgaAAAAAACGAAATCTACTGcagatatattttttattgtgtaTGTGCCTAATTAACATGTGTTTAAAGTGATACTGTACCCAAAGCTATGAAACACTCAAATATTTTTGGGGTTCATAACAAATGAATAGCCATTTGGGAAATATTGATGCCACTCATGTGACTATGATGAATGCTACAGCCCGTTAGCTTAGCTTCAAAtggaaacaaaagcagaaaggCTAAAGCTGATACCTGCTTCCAAGTTCACATAAAAGGCAGTAACTGCAACCTCATCAATTAACTGAGTTTGTTTACAAGACTAGTTATTGGTAGATAATCTTTATGCTAGGCAGCTGTCTGTAGCTTCATATATTTTACACCAACATGAAAGTGGTTTGTATGTTCTCATTTGATTTTCAATGAGAAAGCGAATGAGTATATTTCCCAAAATGCTGTTCTTTAACTCCAACTTACACTGCAATTCATGTTACTTACAACCAAACCCAATAATAAAGTTTTTCAGTTTGGAAAAATATCAGAATATCTGGAGAGATATCTGCATCTGTaaaataccccccccccccccacacacacacacaccaaaatatGGCTAACTACATCAGTTTTGCATTATAAAGGACTTACTCTGCTGGAGTGGTTTGAGCATAAAAGCagcataaaaatataaaaataaaaaataaatcttttccATAGCATTTCAAGGGTTGAGTGTTTCATACTCAGATAGCTTCACACAGAGCTTGTGTGGAGTATCACTAAAGCTAACTACACACAACAAACCTCACTGGATTTTGAGCACAGACATACTGTACACCCAGAAAGCAAGGTAGCATCCTAACTGTCATAATGGTACAAATTGCaaagaaatattattattgttattattgttattattattgagtTCTTCAGAGCATTTAGCTCCACCACATGCTCAGAATGTGGTTTTCCTTGACGGTGCACCTTTCCTGTTTTAATATGCTACAAAGAAGTTATGAGGCCTGCCCTGCCTTTTAAAATgacacagttttctctgtgacaCAGCCACCGCTAAGTTGATTAGTATGTCTAAGCTGTTAAGATTATTTGATTTAATAAATCTTGGCAAACTGTAATAGAGTCCAACTCtacttaaaattaaaaaataactgtCAAGTATCTGCCAGTCAGTTGGATCTAACCATCCAACCTCAAGGTAGCACTGTATTAGAGTAGCTGCCAGAGGAAAAGACCAGGTTTTGTGATAGCATAACTCATATAGAGACACATTTCATATTTGGTTACATTCTGGTATGACAATATATTATCCAGTAGTTCCCAGATTTTAAGTTGTGACGAGGTGTCCTACAAACAACCTCTGGTTAAATTGCCTGTGGACCATTGTGCCGTGTTTGCTAAATGTTAATTTATGTACCTCATGTTGTGCGTTTGTACGCATGACTCGAACATACTATTAATAGTTCATGTGGCTCTGCTtggtgggggagagagagagagaagggaggaGGGGAGAGACTTCCCCTTAGCTATTGAGTGTACACgattacaggaagagggtgccACAAATGCTAACAGAAGTCAATTGCTAGTCTCAGTAGCCCTCctttcccttctctctctccttttgcCTTGCTAGTGGCCTTGCAGAAGCAGCCAGTAGTAGGATTATGATGcttctcctctctgctcctcccCTCGGGGGCTCCATTGTTGCCATGGTTGGCCAGcccgggaggaggaggaggggcagTGGAGAGGAAGCTTCTCGCTCACTACTCAAGGCAGAGCAAAGGGCACCTCGCTCTCGGATGACGCCTTCCCTGATTGTCCTTGAAGAATTGACCCTGGTATTGTTTGGTAACCAGGGTGGTTAGCTATTTAAACGTCTACGTGTACATTCAGCTCTATAATGTCTAAAGGTCTGTTCACTTATGTAAATTATTATCTCAGATGTCTCATTTGTAAGACTGTAGATCACAATTAACTGAAAAATGTGGCCTCGTGTCATATGTTACACTTCCATAATTAACCATATATGGTTAATGCAAACCATCTaattatgtatatattttttcctgtgAATATGGGTTAGGTTACAAGCTCAGCAAAGTTTAAGAGGCTAATAGCTGCAACAGCTCTTAAAACAACAGTCATACTCAGGGTTACCTCTAGAAAAAGCCAAGTTTAAATATAGGTTAATCATGAAGCACAAACAGTTTATAACACTACTGGCCTGAAAACACTCGCTGTCAATCattaatctgatttttttttttctgtgatgaAGTGTCTAAACTTTTCGTTAATAAGTGCAATGCACAAGTTATGTTTTGTGATTACATGATGGTTATGAATGAGGTCCCTGATCATCAGGTACATATAATGTGATGATGTTTTCAGACAAGTTGGCAGTAGTTTAATCAGGAATTTGGGTGGTACACCATCCAGCTTTATAATTAACCTTACCGCAGATGTCAGTTAAAACTTGTCCGTGTTAGTAGAACACAGTGCGAGAGCCACAATTCATATTTTACCTTGGTAGATCAGTTAAGCCTTCATTTTACTGCTGTAAACAAATGAAACATTCAGATAGTACTGTGGATAATTGCTATACAGAAGATTAATATTATACGCAGAGCATCCTGGTGGTTTCATGTCCTATTatgctttttgtttatttgttatgtGAACTTCACTTCATAGACACCCTCCTACACAGATcatataaaaacagaatacagCCTACAGCAAGTACAGCATGGGAGGAAGGATAGAAACAGATTTGAGCCTTATGTTCTGGGATAAGGTTTGACTCTCTGTCTTCCAGAACCAAAGATCAATGCCTCTGATCAGACCATCTTAACAGCAGACTCCTCTAGTAAACAAGTTATCCTGCAGTGTAACCTCACCACTGCCCATACACGCCACAAGGAAAGCTTCTGGATGAAAAATGGACAGGATATCCCCAACACACGGACGGAACACAAGGACACAATATACAGGTGACACAAAGATTTTCCTCCTTGTTCCAAGTTGGACGTGCAGTGTAGGAGAGAATAAGTGATGAGATTAAGTGATTTCGGTAATGTAAAGTAAATGAGAATTCATCTACAAATTATCTAAATGATTCATGTAACCTGAAGGTTATTATTCCAGTAAAAACAGTGCCAAGTTAATCTCGCCCTGTCATATTTGTCTCTGTAGGGGACTTGAGCAGTGCTTGAAGAGCTGCACCTTGCAAAGCCAAAGTCTTACGCTAATTAGGTCTAAGCCTGAAAGGTGACTGTTGTGCAGAGTTTCAGAAGTTGTAAACCACAGTGTAGTGATATTTCCTGTCCTCCAAAAACAGTCAGTATGACTGTTTGTGATGAGTTTCTGTAGCAAAAGAAGAGACAGGAACTAcgttaaaattaaaatgtacataCAGTCTTACTCAAGAATACAAGGAGACAGTATTAATTATTCTCAATTTAACTTGAGAATCCAGGTAATTCAGACTTCTGTATGTGGTTctttacaaatattttacaatTGCTTATTGAAACCTGGGTTGAAATTCATTTCTGACTTCCCATTTAAAGCTTATCACTGTCTTAAATCAATCTTAAGTCATATCTCTGCATTTATTTAGAAATGAAAAAGTGAAACCTTTATTATAGCCTAAAGTACCAACTAGTTGTTGCTTCCTGTTGTCACACAGTATAATCATTGGAGCACAAAGCTACTGTCGCCCCCAAAGACTTACCACAGACTCTCTCTAGCCACAAGATAAGACCAATTGGTCACTTCCTTGTCACATTACATCAGTGATACACTGAAGAGTACAGCTAAAATGCCTATGGTGCCCTTCTCTGCAGTATGCAGAGCTGCTGTTCCGTAATATAACAGCATAACGCCAACATTTGTCTCCAGTGGCCTTCTGGGCTTTTACTGCTGCAGTTCAGTAAACTAATTATTAAAGTTAACCTGGAATTACTTTACATTACTTGACTGCTTAAAGTGTAAGTGACTGGTAAGTGACTGGTGGTATGGAATAATtggttttgttatatttttgttgCAGAATCAACAAGCCACGTGCTGACGATTCTGGGGAATACATGTGTGTTTACACATTTGACACAGCACCAAATGCCAACGCTACGATTGAAGTAAAAGGTATGATTTCTACATGTCATAAAACAAGTCAGTAAGACAATAATACTGCTTGATGTTAGCAAACATGATATGAGTGAATAATGTTAGCCGACTTCCTCCCTGGTGTATTCAGATTTTGAGAAAGCACTGACATTTTAGCTCACTGCATGATGACATGGTAATGACATTTGTGGTTTTCCATTGAGAGATGGGGGAGTGAATGTAACTTAAAAACATTAACCACCTAAAGCTCTGTAAAGAGAGCCCAAGTTGACAAAGGTGTTTGCATTCATCCAGTGCAGTCGTGATGACAGGGAGTATTCCTGAGGCTGCTGTCAGTCTTGGCTTTCACTGAGACAACACTCTAGCAAAATGGACAGGCACTGCACATGCTCTCCAAAACATGCAAATCACAAAGCCCACTTGGAGGCATCCTTGTATACAGTTTACTATAAAAACTGGTTAAtatgattattttttgtttgtttggggttttttttggatgGAATTAACAATATAGAAAATTGTGAAAATGAACTAGGCCATTTGACGTAACAGCAGGAAAGCTAACCAGAGAACAACTGTGTTGCTTTCATTCAAGCTGACAGTGAAGCCATCAACTTGAATAAGGGATTGAGTAAGGGCAAGTGAAACCCTCTTCAAGAGAAGCTTGCCTGTGTGTAGTGCTTAAGCCAATTTGCTGTGGCATGGCTATGGTGCATACTGAGCATGCCCTGCCTCTTACTCTGTGGCTGTCTTAAAGCGCTGCCTGATTGCATAACATGGATGATGACCGTGTGTGTTCTGCTTTCACTGGATCGTGAGATGATGGGACACATCACTATTCAAACTGAAGTGTCCTAGCCATCACTGGACTGCAGGCCTCTGACTTTTGAAGCTTGCTATCTGTCCTGGAAGAAAAATTAGTGGGCTGATGAAAAGACTTCATCATAtgctcattattattattttgtccaTTCAATTTTCAGATATATTTTAAAGAGCCAAACATTTTGGTGTCCAGTGTGAGTACCATtgctggatataaataaagaattTTCTTCAGTTcttaactgtttttgtgattttctaGAGGTGTTTGAGATCTTTTGTGACCCAGGTAGCAAGCCCACTGTTAAGCAAGCCAGCTTTGCACTGCACTACTGGCAGCAGTTCACTGAGATCCCTCGCCTACAGTGTCCTTGGCACACTCATCCTTGCAGGACTCAGCTCAGAGGCAACAGATGGAGGGTTCTGTGATGTTGTAGGATTAAGGCTCTGAATCCGGTCCCAGCCATCTCTGTGGCAGGAGTAGAGTTTATTGTCTGTGACACTAAGCTTACCACAGATACATATTTGGTACCTCGTATTTCACAAATTTCCTTAAATTCTAAGCACATTTCTCCTATGAAATGTCTTAATTTGAATCCTGATCCCTTTCCTCAAGAGAAATTGAGAATACAGAAATCGAGAGTCACAATCTGTGCTGTAGGCAAAATTATAATTCGAAAGCGAACTAAAGAAAGatttaaaactatttaacaTCTACTATCCTGACCAAGTTTAAACATTTTCCTATGACCTTGCTCTTTCTAACACAGACCTCGCGCGTTCGTGTGTTACCTCTGTCTAGCACACAGAGATTAATAATCACAGTCAGGAGTGTGAAATGGAGGTTTCTGTCTGTTTTAGCACCACTCCGAGggctgtctctgtgctgtcagTCACTGACATAATACAGTCAGGATAAGGCACAAATGAGCATAACCACTCCCCTGCTCAGGGAGCACGTGTGCTCCATAATTAGAGTGGGATGATGTCACAGAAGAGCTCAGACCCCTCCTGCTCCATCCATGCGCAGCTGAAAAATGCTCACTCCAGGCCTCTCTTATCCTGCTTAATTGCATGGAAGGAATCATTGTAATTTTTGAGGATTAGtgaaaaaaacaggaacagCTATTTTCTTGATGCTACGGAGAGTTAAAAGGAGAGTTCATGTTTCACCTTTTAGAAAGACTTCTTTTCATATATCAGTATGACTTGGCACGTGTTGCAGTGCTTTATGGCATATGCCTGAATTTATTAAGCTCATAACCCCTGTTTAATTTTCATTATCAGTTAATTCATTAGTCAGAGCCAATTTGCACAGTTTTTTGTGGAATTCACTGAAGAGTTATTTTGAATGGAAACATCTGGAGGCACTCATATCATACTGATAACCCTGTTCCATTATGAATTATATCCTACTGCTTTTTATCTGTCCCAATGTGATATTCTCTAATGCGTGTTTGGGAGTAGAGTACATGCTTACAAAATAACTAAACATCAAAAATGGCACTTCTTAATAAAAGCTGTATTTCTTTGCAAACCTCTATTCTACTAAGTGAAATGCTATTTTGCACATAgggtttattttattgcaatgTTTGCCCAGCTGAAGAGTCACAGGTGGCTAGTTTGTTTCCATATTTACGCTGAAAGGGTGTGAGAACTTTTTCCATTGTCTTAAAAAGAgttttaattataaaaaaaatcaaaatccaTAAGGTGTTAATTGCATGGCAAAGTtgtgtatgaaaaaaaagaataatcaaAAGAGTTAACTGGCAAATATAGTGCAGATAACCATTAACCTTAGCATACCAGATGAATGCAAGCTTGAAATGTAAAATACAAAGTGATGTAAGAGTTTTTTTCCAAATGTCTTCCTGTACTCTTtcagaaaatttcagaagaaactgAAGGAATTAATCCAATCCTAGAGTATACTAGCCTCTATGTATTCCTCATTCATGCCATCTGGTAGAGGTTTAAATGTTGCATTGACTGTCTTacttcaatatttattttttttaatttatatgaCCTTTTCAGCAAAACCGGACATCACTGGCCACAAGcgaagtgaaaacaaaaatgaggGGGAGAATGCAACGCTTTACTGCAGGTCTGTTGGTTACCCACATCCCACCTGGACATGGCATAAGATGGACGGAAAATCCCCAATGGTATATATATATTGCATTtttataaaaatgataaatgttttggacagagagaggggagggacATGTAGCAAAGGGTCGCGGGTCGGATTTCAACCCGGGGAGCGTGTGGTTGCCTGCGcacccactgagctaaactggcACCGCTATATAttgcagattttttaaaatgataaaaattgACTGAGAAACAGACTGGCAGGTTTAAGAACAATCAGAAAttcaatataaatataatataaatgcaaatatataAAGGTACAACAGGTATGCATGATAGGTACGTTTCTGGACATGCTTGCAGTTCAACTAAATTAAATGTCATTATGTTTCAATGCAGGAGCTTGACAACTCAACTGGGCGAATCTTCATCACCAATAGAGACAATTACACAGAGCTCAACATACTAAACCTGGATATTAACACGGATCCTGGAATATATGAATGCAATGCCACTAATGCAATTGGAAATACTGCTCAGACTACAATTCTTCGAGTCCGCAGCCATCTTGCACCGCTTTGGCCTTTTCTGGGTGTTCTGGCAGAAATTATAATCCTAGTAGTCATCATCGTTGTGTATGAGAAACGCAAGAGGCCAGACGACATCATCGATGGTAagacatttcctttttttaatggcaGTAAGAACCCATAAGTAACTATTAATATAGATACAACATTATTTACATTCACAGTGCAACTCTGCAATTTAAAGCCTGTGAgacatttgtgtttttgctttaaaaatacCAGTAAATCAGAAGATCAGTCAAATTTCCCCATATATTTtaagaaatttaaaatattttccttttccaaaAGGACAGTTGCAATAGGGTCAAAAGTCATCGACAATGGACTGCACCCAATTTTAAGTTACTGGAACAAGGAGACTTTCAAACATGATGTCGCATTTGCTGTCAGATGGGATCTAGAGTGGCCAGCTGATTTGCCTCCTTGCTCTTGAGTGGTGTAACAAACAGAGAATGGAAGAACATATAAGGATTATATTAAGTTGGCGCATGGAAATATGGCATAAATTCGCATGTAAACAACAGAGGGGGGCAGAGGGCGGGCACAACTCACTTCAGATAGTTGGCTATTAGTGTACTGTTCTCATGGCAAACATTTGCTTGTGAAGGCAGAATACAAGAGTTCATAAACATGTAAGGTTATCAATCCATTATCAGTCCCACAGTATATCTTAACTGGTTAATTCTTGTCCCCTTCCCCCTTCTTTCCAAATGGCAACATAATCTAAATGGGTGGTAAGTGAGAGATCCTGCAtgacatatttttttctgtcattttgaatgtttttacaAGCCTACTGTCCATCCCAAAATATCATGATGCTTGATGCAATTTTGAAATTTTACCACAGTCAGTGAAGTTGAACTTATACAAGTCAtggtaaaataaaagaaatagataaataaaagtCGCATCCATTTCCATTAGGCTCATCAGTTCGACAGGCAACAATTCTGTCTTACTGGATATGGAATCCGTTTTGTATGTCTCTAAAGAGCTATCATTTGTATCAAAGTAAAAGCCCAATCAGAATGATTGTAATCATACAATGTACATTACCAGCACATCTAAATAATTTATATATAGCCAAGTTTGAATGTTGTATTatcaaacaaaaaactattATGTGTATGTCTGGTGTGGAAAAATGAATTCAAAACCACATGTAATACATGTACATAGCTGAAGTAagtacagaaataaaaaaaaatatagagaTATAGACATTTACATCTAGTACCCCATAAATAAGataatttgaaattaaaaaaggtTTCCCCTGTTTCAGCTGAGAGGCTGCTTGATAATAATTTGTCAAGATGACAAAGTCTACAAAGCTCAAAGGGATCTTCAGTCACCACGGGTTCTGTCTGACCTCTACTCATGTAGATttgtcttcttttcatttttaaataaggCAAGAACACAAAAAAATCAATGCCTCAACAGTTGCCCTGTTTATGTGAATCAAACCAGCTGGGTACACCAGTTCTATGTTACACACAGACTAAACAAATATTGCTTCTGGGTACATCCCACTTTTTTATCGACATAGTACGAACAAAATTAGATTTACCAAATAAAATGTGCAAGCAATAGTTAGAAAATAAGCCAACTTgattaaatttacatatattaaagtatttttcaaagtatttttcaaagttttGATTCTGTGACCACAAAGTcacatacagttaagcccataattattcatacccctgccaaattttgacttaaagttacttttgttcaacaagcaagttcttttttgagcagaaatgacacaggtgtctccccaaagataataagacgatgtacaagaggcatcattgtggaaaaaaatatttctcaggttttatttatattttagcaaaaagtatcatgtccagaattattcatacccttctcaataatcaatagaaaaaagcctttagtggctattacagcaatcaaacgcttcctataattgcagaccagctttttgcatgtctccacaggcatttttgcccattcatctttagcaatgagctccaaatctttcaggttggagggtcttcttgccatcaccctgatcttcagctccctccacagattctcagttggattcaagtcaggactctggctaggccactgcaaaacgttaatgttgttgtctgctaaccatttcttcaccacgtttgctgtatgttttgggtcattgtcgtgctaaaatgtccactggttcccaaggccaagtttttctgcagactgcctgatgttgttgttgagaatcttcatgtattgctcttttttcatggtgctgtttactatgattaggttccctggtccattggctaaaaaacacccccaaagcattaggttcccaccaccatgtttgacagtggggatggtgttctttgggctgaaggcttctccatttttatgccaaatgaaggcaacatcattgtgaccaaataattcaatttttgtttcatcagaccataacactgaagaccagaaatcttcttctttgtccagatgcgcatttgcaaaggccaaatgagcttttgcatgccttagaagtgcctggagaagtggcgttttccttggtctgcatccgtggaacccaacagtgtccgttggactgtctgcctt from the Oreochromis niloticus isolate F11D_XX linkage group LG1, O_niloticus_UMD_NMBU, whole genome shotgun sequence genome contains:
- the nptnb gene encoding neuroplastin isoform X2 codes for the protein MHRNAVMLAVVLLGNLMLPFISAQNAGFVKSPLSETKLTGDTFELYCEVVGYPTPEIQWWYAEVNRADSFKQLWDGARKRRVSINTAYGTNGVSVLGITRLTLEDSGTYECRASNDPRRNDLRQNPAITWIRAQATISVLQKPKINASDQTILTADSSSKQVILQCNLTTAHTRHKESFWMKNGQDIPNTRTEHKDTIYRINKPRADDSGEYMCVYTFDTAPNANATIEVKAKPDITGHKRSENKNEGENATLYCRSVGYPHPTWTWHKMDGKSPMELDNSTGRIFITNRDNYTELNILNLDINTDPGIYECNATNAIGNTAQTTILRVRSHLAPLWPFLGVLAEIIILVVIIVVYEKRKRPDDIIDVGQMKTNSTNNHKDKNIRQRNTK
- the nptnb gene encoding neuroplastin isoform X1 — translated: MHRNAVMLAVVLLGNLMLPFISAQNAGFVKSPLSETKLTGDTFELYCEVVGYPTPEIQWWYAEVNRADSFKQLWDGARKRRVSINTAYGTNGVSVLGITRLTLEDSGTYECRASNDPRRNDLRQNPAITWIRAQATISVLQKPKINASDQTILTADSSSKQVILQCNLTTAHTRHKESFWMKNGQDIPNTRTEHKDTIYRINKPRADDSGEYMCVYTFDTAPNANATIEVKAKPDITGHKRSENKNEGENATLYCRSVGYPHPTWTWHKMDGKSPMELDNSTGRIFITNRDNYTELNILNLDINTDPGIYECNATNAIGNTAQTTILRVRSHLAPLWPFLGVLAEIIILVVIIVVYEKRKRPDDIIDDDEPVGQMKTNSTNNHKDKNIRQRNTK